The Phacochoerus africanus isolate WHEZ1 chromosome 3, ROS_Pafr_v1, whole genome shotgun sequence genome window below encodes:
- the GPC1 gene encoding glypican-1 produces the protein MELRARGWWLLCAAAALAACARGDPASKSRSCGEVRQIYGAKGFSLSDVPQAEISGEHLRICPQGYTCCTSEMEENLANRSRAELETALLDSSRALQATLTSQLRGFDDHFQRLLNDSERTLQEAFPGAFGELYTQSAKAFRDLYAELRLYYRGANLHLEETLAEFWARLLERLFRQLHPQLLLPDDYLDCLGKQAEALRPFGEAPRELRLRATRAFVAARAFVQGLGVAGDVVRKVSQLPLGPECSRAVMKLVYCAHCLGVPGARPCPDYCRNVLKGCLANQADLDAEWRNLLDSMVLITDKFWGPTGAENVIGSVHLWLAEAINALQDNKDTLTAKVIQGCGNPKVNPQGPGPEEKRRRGRLALQEKPPSGTLQKLVPEAKAQLRDAQDFWISLPGMLCSEKLAMSSASDDRCWNGVAKGRYLPEVMGDGLANQINNPEVEVDVTKPDMTVRQQIMQLKITTNRLRSAYNGNDVDFQDASDDGSGSGSGDGCADDACGRRVGKKSSSSRTTLTHALPGLSEQEGQKTSAARCLQPCLCLLLLPVLALVLAASRPRWR, from the exons GTGAGCACCTGCGGATCTGCCCCCAGGGCTACACCTGCTGCACCAGCGAGATGGAGGAAAACCTGGCCAACCGCAGCCGGGCCGAGCTGGAGACCGCCCTCCTGGACAGCAGCCGAGCCCTGCAGGCCACCCTCACCAGCCAGCTGCGGGGCTTCGACG ATCACTTCCAGCGCCTGCTGAACGACTCGGAGCGGACGCTGCAGGAGGCCTTCCCCGGCGCCTTCGGAGAGCTGTACACGCAGAGCGCCAAGGCCTTCCGGGACCTGTACGCCGAGCTGCGCCTCTACTACCGCGGCGCCAACCTGCACCTGGAGGAGACGCTGGCCGAGTTCTGGGCCCGCCTGCTCGAGCGCCTCTTCCGGCAGCTGCACCCCCAGCTGCTGCTGCCCGACGACTACCTGGACTGCCTGGGCAAGCAGGCCGAGGCGCTGCGGCCCTTCGGGGAGGCCCCGCGCGAGCTGCGCCTGCGCGCCACCCGCGCCTTCGTGGCGGCGCGTGCCTTCGTGCAGGGCCTGGGCGTGGCCGGCGACGTGGTCCGCAAGGTGTCCCAG TTGCCCTTGGGCCCTGAGTGCTCAAGGGCCGTCATGAAGCTGGTGTACTGTGCGCACTGCCTGGGGGTCCCCGGCGCCCGGCCCTGCCCGGACTACTGCCGCAACGTGCTCAAGGGCTGCCTGGCCAACCAGGCCGACCTGGACGCCGAGTGGAGGAACCTTCTGG ACTCCATGGTGCTCATCACGGACAAGTTCTGGGGCCCGACGGGGGCGGAGAACGTCATTGGCAGCGTGCACTTGTGGCTGGCAGAGGCCATCAACGCCCTCCAGGACAACAAGGACACACTCACGGCCAAG GTCATCCAGGGCTGCGGGAACCCCAAGGTGAACCCCCAGGGCCCGGGGCCTGAGGAGAAGCGGCGCCGGGGCAGACTGGCACTGCAGGAGAAGCCACCCTCGGGCACGCTGCAGAAGCTG GTCCCCGAAGCCAAGGCCCAGCTCCGAGATGCCCAGGACTTCTGGATCAGCCTCCCCGGGATGCTGTGCAGTGAGAAGTTGGCCATGAGCTCAGCCAGTGATGACCGCTGTTGGAACGGGGTGGCCAAGGGCCG GTACCTCCCCGAGGTGATGGGCGATGGCCTGGCCAACCAGATCAACAACCCCGAGGTGGAGGTGGACGTCACCAAGCCAGACATGACCGTCCGCCAGCAGATCATGCAGCTCAAGATCACGACCAACCGCCTTCGCAGCGCCTACAACGGCAACGACGTGGACTTCCAGGATGCCA gtgACGATGGCAGCGGCTCCGGCAGCGGCGATGGCTGCGCAGACGACGCCTGCGGCCGGAGGGTCGGCAAGAAAAGCTCCAGCTCCCGGACGACCCTGACCCACGCCCTCCCCGGCCTGTCGGAACAGGAGGGCCAGAAGACCTCTGCCGCGCGctgcctccagccctgcctgtgcctcctgctcctccctgTCCTCGCCCTGGTCCTCGCAGCATCCAGGCCCCGGTGGCGGTAA